Proteins encoded together in one Cyanobium sp. WAJ14-Wanaka window:
- a CDS encoding DUF3685 domain-containing protein, whose translation MEVSTNVPSQLLLFAEPLLREGLVRLLERSAGDFKVVTAADQLEGAPKLVIWQAGANQHLENLGEELEALRLRWKPAPLLLLLASGHGHPTNNLLQLPVQGLLEAPETTTLLEALTTLLQGGRVVSLADGPLPECLPIPAGVGLGHRLLLGGLQQIDADLLACQRLLNPPPTGLVSLLVLQGRLRELASARQLLIVLWGPISSLVSAYPAALAPIPSRPTLGTQLTLAQPNASGIWQTLRSRLEAGVRTELANGSGQLLAIEGLTPQRRRDLLLALIEQCALLRERLLAENLHGQELQERWNGLQLELRQQALQTTVSPYVQLPYGGGMQSVAETLISSTELAGADPELPAPLAMLGALVHGNPLLTEGQLVAIDEPRAVLFLEQLLSNWLVRSAELVSAELLSCCSSWPELRRYLLQPNLLATRQLERLRNQLNAQQRWLNWYGRPVALYESRRNLFILQAKAIGTLSLTEPRDGELRQLGWLQQLVTLALESRDALAPQVQGLIKGLGDLLVVLLTQVMGRSIGLVGRGIRQGLARGQNGAN comes from the coding sequence TTGGAAGTTTCTACCAACGTGCCATCGCAGCTGTTGCTGTTCGCTGAGCCGCTCCTTCGAGAAGGCCTGGTGCGCCTGCTGGAGCGCTCGGCTGGCGATTTCAAGGTGGTTACGGCTGCAGACCAGCTAGAGGGTGCTCCAAAACTGGTGATCTGGCAGGCAGGGGCCAACCAGCACCTAGAGAACCTGGGCGAGGAGCTCGAAGCCCTCAGGCTGCGCTGGAAGCCCGCCCCCCTTCTCCTTTTGCTGGCCAGTGGCCACGGCCACCCCACCAACAACCTGCTGCAGCTGCCAGTGCAGGGCCTACTGGAGGCCCCTGAAACAACCACCCTGCTGGAGGCACTGACCACCCTGCTCCAGGGCGGCCGGGTGGTCAGCCTGGCCGATGGCCCCTTGCCAGAGTGCCTGCCAATTCCTGCGGGCGTGGGCCTGGGCCACCGTTTGCTGCTGGGAGGTCTGCAGCAAATAGACGCGGATCTGCTGGCCTGCCAGCGCCTGCTGAATCCACCACCTACGGGCTTGGTGAGCCTGTTGGTGCTCCAGGGCAGGCTGCGGGAATTGGCCAGCGCCCGCCAATTGTTGATCGTGCTCTGGGGGCCCATCAGTTCGCTTGTCAGCGCCTATCCGGCAGCCCTCGCTCCAATCCCCAGCCGCCCAACCCTGGGGACCCAGCTCACCCTGGCCCAGCCAAATGCCTCCGGCATCTGGCAAACCCTGCGCAGCCGGCTGGAGGCTGGGGTCCGCACTGAGCTGGCCAATGGCAGCGGCCAGTTGCTAGCAATCGAGGGCCTCACTCCCCAAAGGCGTAGGGATTTACTCCTGGCCCTGATTGAGCAGTGCGCCCTGTTGCGGGAGCGCCTGCTGGCTGAAAATCTCCATGGGCAGGAGCTTCAAGAACGCTGGAATGGCCTCCAGCTCGAACTGCGGCAGCAGGCCCTGCAAACCACCGTGAGCCCCTATGTGCAGCTGCCCTACGGGGGCGGCATGCAATCCGTGGCCGAAACCCTGATCAGCAGCACCGAACTGGCTGGCGCCGACCCGGAGCTGCCTGCCCCCCTGGCCATGCTCGGTGCCCTGGTTCATGGCAATCCCCTGCTAACAGAAGGCCAACTGGTGGCCATTGATGAACCGAGGGCAGTGCTGTTCCTTGAGCAGTTGCTCAGCAATTGGTTGGTGCGCAGCGCCGAATTGGTGAGCGCGGAATTGCTTTCCTGCTGCTCAAGCTGGCCCGAATTGCGCCGCTACCTGCTGCAGCCAAACCTGCTGGCGACCCGCCAGCTCGAGCGGCTCCGCAACCAGCTCAATGCCCAACAACGTTGGCTCAACTGGTATGGCCGGCCGGTGGCCCTCTACGAGAGTCGCCGCAACCTTTTCATCCTGCAGGCCAAGGCCATAGGTACCCTTTCGCTCACTGAGCCCAGGGATGGGGAGCTGCGCCAACTGGGCTGGCTCCAGCAGCTAGTAACCCTGGCCCTGGAGAGCCGCGACGCCCTTGCACCCCAGGTTCAGGGCCTGATCAAGGGATTGGGAGATTTGCTGGTGGTGCTGCTCACCCAGGTGATGGGGAGATCGATTGGCCTTGTGGGCAGGGGGATACGCCAGGGCCTGGCCAGAGGCCAAAATGGCGCCAACTGA
- a CDS encoding transcriptional repressor, with protein sequence MRLSRQRKLVLDLLWSGKSHLSARDIFEQLNSIDRNIGHTSVYQNLEALQSAGVIECLDRANGRLYGYRSDPHSHLTCLQTGAIQDLDVQLPAELLEQIEAQTGFAIEGYTLSLSGRPRQSP encoded by the coding sequence ATGCGCCTGAGCCGCCAGCGCAAGCTTGTGCTCGATTTGCTTTGGAGTGGCAAGAGCCACCTGAGTGCGAGGGATATTTTTGAGCAGCTCAATAGCATTGATCGCAATATTGGCCACACTTCCGTTTATCAAAACCTCGAGGCACTCCAATCCGCAGGGGTGATTGAGTGTCTTGACCGGGCCAATGGCCGCCTCTACGGCTACCGCAGCGACCCCCACAGCCATCTCACCTGCCTGCAAACAGGGGCGATCCAGGATCTGGATGTGCAGCTGCCTGCGGAACTGCTCGAACAAATCGAAGCCCAGACAGGCTTCGCCATCGAGGGCTACACCCTCAGCCTGAGCGGCAGGCCCCGCCAAAGCCCCTAA
- the hisA gene encoding 1-(5-phosphoribosyl)-5-[(5-phosphoribosylamino)methylideneamino]imidazole-4-carboxamide isomerase, whose protein sequence is MQIIPAIDLLDGQCVRLHQGDYGQVTRFSDDPVAQALSWQEQGAQRLHLVDLDGARSGQASNDASVKAITAALSIPVQLGGGVRTVARAQELLAYGLSSVILGTVALEQPELVEQLAADHPGQIIVGIDANNGKVATRGWIEQSHTDATELAQRFANSGIAAIISTDIATDGTLAGPNLGALRAMALASAVPVIASGGIGNLEHLLSLLALEPLGVTGVIVGRALYDGRVDLGEALQAIGDGRLQDPLSPLEGMA, encoded by the coding sequence ATGCAGATAATTCCCGCCATTGACCTGCTCGATGGCCAATGTGTACGCCTGCACCAGGGCGACTACGGCCAGGTGACCCGCTTCTCCGACGATCCGGTGGCCCAGGCCCTGAGTTGGCAGGAGCAGGGGGCCCAGCGGCTGCACCTGGTGGATCTCGATGGCGCCAGGAGCGGCCAAGCCAGCAATGACGCCAGCGTCAAGGCAATCACAGCAGCCCTCTCGATTCCGGTCCAACTGGGGGGTGGGGTCAGAACGGTGGCGCGGGCCCAGGAACTACTTGCCTACGGCCTCAGCAGCGTGATTTTGGGCACGGTGGCCCTGGAGCAACCGGAGCTGGTGGAACAGCTGGCCGCCGACCACCCCGGCCAAATAATTGTGGGCATCGACGCCAACAACGGCAAGGTCGCCACCCGCGGCTGGATCGAACAAAGCCATACGGATGCAACCGAGCTGGCGCAACGCTTTGCCAACTCAGGCATTGCCGCGATCATCAGCACCGACATTGCCACCGATGGCACCCTCGCCGGGCCAAACCTGGGGGCCCTCAGGGCCATGGCGCTTGCCAGTGCGGTGCCGGTAATTGCCTCCGGTGGGATCGGCAACCTGGAGCACCTGCTCTCCTTGCTGGCCCTTGAACCGCTCGGGGTAACCGGGGTGATCGTCGGCAGGGCCCTCTACGACGGCCGAGTCGACCTTGGCGAAGCCCTGCAGGCCATTGGCGATGGCCGTCTGCAGGATCCCCTCAGCCCATTGGAAGGGATGGCCTAG
- a CDS encoding NAD-dependent epimerase/dehydratase family protein, with protein sequence MKILVMGGTRFVGKPLVAHWLRAGHSLTLFTRGKKAAPEGVEHLVGDRTDSESLDQLKGRQFDVIADSSGRSLEDSRAVIERTGAPSHRFVYVSSAGVYADSELWPLDEDSPTDPASRHAGKQETETWLRSQGIAFTSFRPTYIYGPGNYNPVEAWFFDRIVHGQPIPLPGDGSTITQLGHVADLAVAMARCIDVDAASNRIYNCSGAQGVTFRGLVFAAARACGKDPESVDIRSFDPSALDPKARKAFPLRIAHFLTDIHRLQRELAWQPAYDLERGLADSYQNDYAKRPATTPDFSGDSLLLGN encoded by the coding sequence ATGAAGATTCTCGTGATGGGTGGCACCCGCTTTGTGGGCAAGCCTCTGGTGGCCCATTGGCTGCGGGCTGGCCATTCCCTAACCCTGTTTACCCGGGGCAAGAAGGCCGCTCCAGAGGGGGTGGAGCACCTGGTGGGGGACCGCACCGACTCTGAGTCGCTCGACCAGCTCAAGGGCCGGCAGTTTGATGTGATCGCCGATAGCTCCGGCCGCAGCCTCGAGGATTCCCGGGCGGTGATTGAGCGCACCGGTGCCCCCAGCCATCGCTTTGTGTATGTCAGCTCGGCGGGGGTCTATGCCGACAGTGAGCTCTGGCCCCTCGACGAGGACAGCCCCACCGATCCGGCCAGCCGCCACGCCGGTAAGCAGGAAACGGAAACCTGGTTGCGCAGCCAGGGCATTGCCTTCACAAGCTTTCGGCCCACTTACATCTATGGCCCGGGCAATTACAACCCTGTTGAGGCCTGGTTTTTTGATCGGATCGTCCATGGCCAGCCGATCCCCCTTCCCGGAGATGGCAGCACCATCACCCAGCTGGGCCATGTGGCCGATCTGGCGGTGGCGATGGCCCGTTGCATCGATGTGGATGCGGCCAGCAACCGGATTTACAACTGCAGTGGCGCCCAGGGCGTGACCTTCCGGGGCCTGGTCTTTGCGGCAGCCAGGGCCTGTGGCAAGGATCCCGAGTCTGTCGATATACGCAGTTTTGATCCATCTGCCCTGGACCCAAAGGCCCGTAAGGCCTTCCCCCTGCGGATTGCCCATTTCCTTACCGATATCCATCGGCTGCAAAGGGAATTGGCCTGGCAGCCCGCCTACGACCTGGAGCGCGGTCTGGCCGATAGCTACCAAAACGACTACGCCAAGCGCCCAGCCACAACCCCTGATTTCAGCGGCGATTCCCTGCTTTTAGGTAACTAA
- a CDS encoding CDP-alcohol phosphatidyltransferase family protein — protein MGPCRLRQLADGLTIGRAVVGLPLLVALAMGQQSLAWWLLALGGLSDAADGWLARQAGGGSTWGARLDPLTDKILISAPLLWLAASGALPLWAVWLLLARELLISGWRSAQSSGGPASLAGKAKTILQFAALLLLLWPNSWGMGLGLAPQLGVGLHGLGWWLFWPSLGLALSSAISYLKAGNRR, from the coding sequence ATGGGGCCATGCCGCCTACGCCAACTTGCCGATGGACTCACCATTGGCCGTGCCGTTGTGGGCTTGCCCCTGCTAGTGGCCCTGGCCATGGGCCAGCAATCCCTGGCCTGGTGGCTCCTGGCCCTCGGCGGACTCAGTGATGCGGCCGATGGCTGGCTGGCCCGCCAGGCGGGTGGTGGCTCGACCTGGGGTGCCCGACTCGATCCCCTCACCGACAAGATCCTGATCTCCGCCCCCCTGCTCTGGCTGGCGGCCAGTGGGGCACTGCCCCTCTGGGCGGTGTGGCTGTTGCTGGCGCGGGAACTGCTGATTTCAGGGTGGCGATCCGCCCAGAGCAGTGGCGGACCCGCCTCCCTGGCCGGTAAGGCCAAAACGATCCTGCAATTTGCGGCGCTGCTATTACTGCTCTGGCCGAACAGCTGGGGCATGGGCCTTGGTCTGGCTCCCCAGCTGGGCGTAGGTCTGCACGGCCTCGGCTGGTGGCTGTTTTGGCCCTCCCTAGGGCTGGCCCTCAGCTCGGCAATTAGTTACCTAAAAGCAGGGAATCGCCGCTGA
- a CDS encoding CBS domain-containing protein translates to MSSPVLTVTAESPLQEAVQLMSDHHISGLPVVDANGQLVGELTEQDLMVRESGFDAGPYVLLLDSVIYLRNPLQWDKQVHQVLGNNVGDVMGHSPHTCLSDLGLPAAAKLLHERSTQRLIVVDDQKHPVGMLTRGDVVRALAAAG, encoded by the coding sequence ATGTCGAGCCCCGTGCTGACGGTCACGGCCGAGAGCCCCCTGCAGGAAGCTGTGCAGTTGATGAGTGATCACCACATCAGTGGCCTACCGGTGGTGGATGCCAATGGCCAGTTGGTCGGTGAACTCACCGAACAGGACCTAATGGTCCGTGAAAGCGGTTTTGACGCCGGCCCCTATGTGTTGCTGCTCGATTCCGTGATCTACCTGCGCAATCCCCTGCAGTGGGACAAGCAGGTTCACCAGGTGCTTGGCAACAACGTGGGTGATGTGATGGGCCATTCGCCCCACACCTGTCTGTCTGATTTGGGCTTGCCCGCCGCCGCCAAACTCCTGCACGAACGCAGTACCCAGAGGCTGATCGTGGTTGACGACCAAAAACATCCCGTGGGCATGCTCACCCGCGGCGATGTGGTTCGGGCCCTAGCGGCGGCCGGCTGA
- the nadA gene encoding quinolinate synthase NadA — protein sequence MVFARGSNTVPADLPGAIAELRKQRKAIILAHYYQDDSIQDIADFIGDSLELSRKAAATDAEVIVFCGVHFMAETAKILSPDKTVLIPDLEAGCSLADACPADGFASFRAQHPDHFVVSYINCSAAVKAQSDLICTSSNAVSLVQQLPADRPILFAPDQNLGRWVQQQSGRELTLWPGSCIVHETFSEEALLRLKLAHPEAEVLAHPECQEHLLDQADFIGSTSALLRRAASSEASSFLVLTEPGILHQMRLQVPGKAFYEVPGADGCSCNACPYMRLNTLEKVWSCLETLSPAIELEEGLRQRALAPIERMLAMSA from the coding sequence TTGGTTTTTGCGAGAGGTTCGAACACGGTTCCGGCTGACCTTCCAGGGGCAATAGCGGAGCTGCGAAAGCAACGCAAGGCCATCATCCTGGCCCATTACTACCAAGACGACTCGATCCAGGACATCGCCGACTTCATTGGCGATTCCCTAGAGCTCTCCCGTAAGGCCGCGGCCACCGACGCCGAGGTAATCGTGTTTTGCGGTGTGCACTTCATGGCCGAAACGGCCAAAATTCTCAGCCCCGATAAAACGGTGCTGATTCCTGATCTGGAGGCGGGTTGCAGCCTGGCCGATGCCTGCCCAGCCGATGGCTTCGCCAGCTTTAGGGCCCAGCATCCCGACCACTTTGTGGTCAGTTACATCAACTGCTCGGCGGCGGTGAAAGCCCAGAGCGATTTGATTTGCACCAGCAGCAATGCGGTGTCGCTGGTGCAGCAGCTACCTGCGGATCGGCCGATTCTTTTTGCCCCGGACCAAAACCTGGGGCGCTGGGTTCAACAGCAAAGCGGCCGGGAGCTCACCCTCTGGCCAGGCAGCTGCATCGTGCACGAAACCTTCAGCGAGGAGGCCCTGCTGCGCCTAAAACTGGCCCACCCGGAGGCGGAGGTGCTGGCCCATCCGGAATGCCAGGAGCATTTGCTTGATCAGGCCGATTTCATCGGTTCCACCAGCGCCCTGCTGCGCCGGGCCGCCAGCAGTGAGGCCAGCAGCTTTCTGGTGCTCACCGAGCCGGGGATCCTGCACCAAATGCGCCTGCAGGTGCCCGGCAAGGCCTTTTACGAGGTGCCCGGAGCCGATGGCTGCAGCTGCAATGCCTGCCCCTACATGCGGCTCAACACCCTGGAGAAGGTCTGGAGCTGTTTAGAGACCCTCAGCCCTGCCATCGAACTTGAGGAGGGCCTGCGCCAAAGGGCCCTGGCACCAATCGAGCGGATGCTCGCCATGAGCGCCTAG
- a CDS encoding TIGR04168 family protein has translation MADLRIAIAGDLHGAWDHTDQALLETLAPDALLVVGDLSDGQQRIPALLRQLTLPVACILGNHDTGKDSSGLTLQRQIAALGQLHCGWRLRELPGLSVVGGRPATAGGGYHLSQAALSAFGPVTLQDSVNRITTAAQGASPQWPLVLLGHSGPTGLGSDATSPCGKDWKPPACDWGDQDLALAVQQIQRQRPLPLVVFGHMHHVLRRGQGHRLTFCTDRAGTAYLNTASVPRHGTDEQGRALRHFSWVEFEGMHLVHVSHRWFGLGGECLYEEKLFSAPSPALAPQVATGVLGKC, from the coding sequence TTGGCTGATTTGCGCATCGCCATTGCGGGCGATCTTCACGGCGCGTGGGACCACACCGACCAGGCGCTGCTTGAGACCCTCGCTCCAGATGCGTTGCTGGTGGTCGGCGACCTCAGCGATGGTCAGCAGCGCATCCCTGCCCTGCTGCGCCAGCTGACCCTGCCGGTGGCTTGCATCCTGGGCAACCACGACACGGGCAAGGACTCCTCGGGGTTAACCCTGCAGCGCCAAATTGCGGCCCTGGGCCAGCTCCACTGCGGCTGGCGGCTGCGGGAATTGCCCGGCCTGTCCGTGGTGGGTGGGCGGCCAGCTACGGCCGGCGGCGGCTATCACCTTTCCCAGGCAGCCCTGTCCGCCTTTGGCCCAGTCACTCTGCAGGATTCGGTGAACAGGATCACCACCGCCGCCCAGGGGGCCAGCCCCCAATGGCCCCTGGTGCTCCTGGGCCATAGCGGTCCCACGGGCCTCGGCAGTGATGCCACATCCCCCTGCGGCAAGGATTGGAAGCCCCCAGCCTGTGATTGGGGTGATCAGGATCTGGCCCTGGCCGTCCAGCAGATCCAACGCCAGCGGCCCCTGCCCCTGGTGGTCTTTGGCCACATGCATCACGTCCTGCGGCGGGGCCAGGGACACCGTCTGACTTTTTGCACAGATCGGGCCGGCACTGCCTACCTAAATACGGCTTCCGTGCCTCGCCATGGCACCGATGAACAGGGTCGGGCGCTGCGCCATTTCAGCTGGGTGGAATTTGAAGGCATGCACTTGGTGCATGTCAGCCACCGTTGGTTTGGCCTGGGGGGCGAGTGTCTCTATGAGGAGAAGCTCTTTTCTGCCCCATCCCCAGCTCTGGCACCGCAAGTCGCCACTGGCGTTCTAGGCAAGTGCTGA
- a CDS encoding endolysin gives MPKLRTSCLLLSALVASAFTVPLASASEASVPETSASQPEEAGERLVFRLPPPAPRLFAITPERRALLNTIRYAEGTWAGGTAVGYRVMFGGGLMPSLDRHPDRVIRKSGYASAAAGAYQFMPFTWSLASRSLGLTAFGPEVQDQAAIFLIQRRGALALADLGLFTPHLAARLAPEWASFPTMAGRSFYGQPVRRFHDLRRFYEDNLSQLRGEVAQVAVEPSCLPAESIECRLEALKRLP, from the coding sequence TTGCCAAAGCTCCGCACCAGTTGTTTGTTGTTATCCGCACTGGTGGCGTCAGCTTTTACGGTCCCCCTTGCTTCCGCGTCAGAGGCGTCTGTACCTGAGACGTCTGCATCTCAGCCTGAGGAGGCCGGCGAGCGCCTGGTGTTCCGGTTGCCTCCTCCGGCGCCACGGCTTTTCGCCATCACCCCCGAGCGGCGGGCCCTTTTAAACACCATTCGCTACGCAGAGGGCACCTGGGCTGGCGGCACTGCCGTTGGCTATCGGGTGATGTTTGGCGGCGGCTTGATGCCCTCCCTCGATCGGCACCCGGATCGGGTGATCCGCAAATCCGGCTATGCCAGTGCGGCTGCCGGGGCCTATCAATTCATGCCCTTCACCTGGTCACTGGCCTCCCGCAGCCTGGGGCTCACTGCCTTTGGGCCGGAGGTTCAGGACCAGGCAGCGATCTTTTTGATCCAACGGCGCGGCGCCCTGGCCCTGGCTGATCTGGGGCTGTTTACCCCCCATTTGGCGGCCAGGCTGGCACCGGAATGGGCCTCTTTCCCGACCATGGCCGGCAGGAGTTTCTATGGCCAGCCGGTGCGGCGCTTCCACGATCTCAGGCGCTTCTATGAAGACAACCTCAGCCAGTTGCGAGGTGAAGTGGCCCAGGTGGCCGTTGAGCCCAGCTGCCTGCCGGCCGAATCAATTGAGTGCCGCCTTGAGGCCCTGAAGCGGCTTCCTTAG
- a CDS encoding TPM domain-containing protein, with protein sequence MGRLARAWGRQLFALVAALVLILPGFCGPALAYDNPDLLPDHPTPVIDLAKIFSDAQRTSLEEQLTKFEAENGWKVRVLTQYDRTPGQAVKSFWNLDERSLLVVGDERGGNLLNFNVGEGLFALMPRTYWVELQTRFGNQYYVRDHGQAAAILDSVQVVEDCLEKGGCQVVPGLPREQWLLTLSTSVVGGLVVGFAGYPRKEGRRFEWGWVLLLSPLWLIMFGALGLGPILTRTTEVLPLLRNSLAFLGGIVVAYLVAQKTVGKPKPQE encoded by the coding sequence ATGGGTCGTTTAGCCAGGGCATGGGGCCGGCAGTTGTTCGCGCTGGTGGCAGCCCTGGTGCTGATTCTGCCTGGTTTCTGCGGGCCAGCACTGGCCTATGACAACCCGGACCTGCTGCCCGATCACCCAACCCCGGTGATTGATCTGGCGAAAATTTTTAGTGACGCCCAGCGCACCAGCCTGGAGGAGCAGCTCACCAAATTCGAAGCAGAAAATGGCTGGAAAGTGCGGGTGTTAACCCAATACGACCGCACCCCTGGCCAGGCAGTGAAAAGTTTCTGGAACCTGGATGAACGCAGCCTGCTGGTGGTGGGTGATGAAAGGGGCGGCAACCTGTTGAACTTCAACGTGGGCGAGGGCCTATTTGCCCTGATGCCTCGCACCTACTGGGTGGAGCTGCAAACCCGCTTTGGCAACCAGTACTACGTGCGCGACCACGGCCAGGCCGCAGCGATCCTGGATTCAGTGCAAGTGGTGGAGGATTGCCTCGAGAAAGGCGGCTGCCAAGTGGTGCCCGGCCTGCCCAGGGAGCAGTGGTTACTGACCCTTTCCACCTCTGTTGTGGGCGGTCTGGTGGTGGGCTTCGCCGGCTATCCCCGCAAGGAGGGCCGCCGCTTCGAATGGGGTTGGGTCTTGCTGCTCTCGCCCCTGTGGCTGATCATGTTTGGGGCCCTGGGCCTGGGGCCAATCCTCACCCGCACCACAGAGGTGCTGCCCCTACTGCGCAACAGCCTGGCCTTCCTGGGTGGAATTGTGGTGGCCTACCTGGTGGCCCAAAAGACCGTGGGTAAACCAAAGCCTCAGGAATAG
- a CDS encoding SAM-dependent methyltransferase: protein MVELQVPDWLRLRIAAAGGAVSFATYMDWVLHDAEHGAYGAGKLRIGPEGDFATSPSLGPDFAGLLAVQLADWLGQFPHDQPLGLVEAGPGEGSLALDLAWQMQRHWPDLAGRLSLVLVEPNPGMAERQRTLLSNCPLPLRWSTFAELAADPVQGVVLAHEVLDALAVERIVWSDGKWCQQLVCLVDGDAEASLQLLPGPALSPAADGQLVQLGLLPANPQRGEGWSSELHPGLEPWLGDCAAALSAGMLLVVDYAHEAWRYYAPPRSEGTLMAYRDQRASGDPLLDPGSWDLTAHICIESLEAAAAASGWQALGQCRQGQALLALGLAERLHGLQQLELGELLPRREALLRLVDPIALGDFRWLAFSRNQAPLQPLFSREPGPPTTAADSGQPDRVG, encoded by the coding sequence GTGGTTGAACTCCAAGTGCCCGATTGGCTGCGGCTGCGAATCGCTGCGGCGGGCGGTGCGGTGTCATTTGCCACCTACATGGATTGGGTGCTGCATGACGCTGAGCACGGGGCCTATGGCGCTGGCAAATTGCGGATTGGTCCAGAAGGGGATTTCGCCACTTCCCCGTCCCTCGGCCCCGACTTCGCGGGCCTCCTGGCCGTGCAGTTGGCCGATTGGTTAGGGCAATTCCCCCACGACCAGCCCCTGGGCCTGGTCGAGGCCGGCCCTGGGGAGGGCAGCCTGGCCCTAGACCTGGCCTGGCAAATGCAGCGCCACTGGCCCGATTTGGCCGGGCGGCTCAGCCTGGTGTTGGTGGAGCCCAATCCCGGCATGGCCGAGCGCCAGCGGACACTCCTTTCCAACTGCCCCCTACCCCTGCGTTGGAGCACTTTTGCCGAGCTGGCCGCAGACCCGGTGCAGGGGGTGGTGTTGGCCCATGAGGTACTTGACGCCCTGGCGGTCGAGCGGATTGTCTGGAGTGATGGCAAGTGGTGTCAGCAGTTGGTTTGCCTGGTGGATGGTGACGCTGAAGCGTCGCTCCAGTTGCTGCCTGGCCCTGCCCTTTCCCCTGCTGCGGATGGTCAGCTGGTTCAGCTGGGCCTGCTGCCGGCCAATCCCCAGCGGGGCGAGGGCTGGAGTAGCGAGCTCCATCCGGGGCTGGAGCCCTGGCTAGGGGATTGCGCCGCCGCCCTCAGCGCCGGGATGTTGCTGGTGGTCGACTACGCCCATGAGGCCTGGCGTTACTACGCACCCCCGCGCAGTGAAGGCACCCTGATGGCCTACCGGGACCAGCGGGCCAGCGGCGATCCGCTGCTTGATCCCGGCAGCTGGGACCTCACCGCCCATATCTGTATTGAAAGCCTGGAGGCCGCTGCCGCCGCCAGTGGCTGGCAGGCCCTTGGCCAGTGCCGCCAGGGGCAGGCGCTGTTGGCCCTGGGTTTGGCGGAGCGTCTGCATGGGCTGCAACAACTCGAACTAGGGGAGCTGCTGCCCCGGCGTGAGGCCCTGCTGCGGCTTGTAGATCCCATTGCCCTGGGCGATTTCCGCTGGCTTGCCTTTAGTCGTAACCAGGCCCCACTCCAGCCCCTATTCAGCCGGGAACCTGGGCCGCCAACCACTGCTGCAGATTCGGGGCAGCCGGATCGGGTCGGCTAG
- a CDS encoding SDR family oxidoreductase yields the protein MQSPAASPVPGSTLAVSGASGKTGWRVVQEALERGYRVKALVRPGSELPAGLEGAEVVRLELHQSQALEAALRGCDGLVIATGARPSVDLLGPLKVDAFGVADQIRACRAVGLKRVVLVSSLCAGRWLHPLNLFGLILVWKRLGESWLEQSGINWTVIRPGGLKESEAELEKEGVVFSGADQQESDSIPRRLVARVCLDALETQAAIGQIVEITSRPDPAAPNLQQWLAAQVPG from the coding sequence ATGCAAAGCCCTGCCGCGTCACCAGTACCTGGATCAACCCTTGCCGTCAGCGGCGCATCGGGCAAAACCGGTTGGCGGGTGGTGCAGGAAGCCCTGGAGCGCGGTTACCGGGTGAAAGCCTTGGTGCGGCCAGGATCCGAACTGCCAGCGGGGCTGGAGGGGGCCGAGGTGGTGCGGCTGGAGCTGCATCAAAGCCAGGCGCTGGAAGCGGCCCTGCGCGGCTGTGATGGCCTGGTGATCGCCACCGGCGCCAGGCCTTCGGTGGATTTACTGGGCCCCCTGAAGGTCGATGCCTTTGGTGTGGCAGACCAAATACGGGCCTGTCGGGCGGTGGGACTGAAGCGGGTGGTGCTGGTCAGTTCACTTTGCGCCGGTCGCTGGCTGCACCCCCTAAACCTGTTTGGCCTGATCCTGGTCTGGAAGCGGCTCGGCGAAAGCTGGCTCGAGCAGAGCGGTATCAACTGGACCGTGATCCGCCCAGGTGGCCTCAAGGAGAGCGAAGCGGAACTGGAAAAGGAGGGGGTTGTTTTCAGCGGCGCAGACCAACAGGAAAGCGACAGCATTCCCCGACGGCTGGTGGCTCGCGTCTGCCTGGATGCCCTGGAAACGCAGGCAGCCATTGGCCAGATTGTCGAAATCACTAGCCGACCCGATCCGGCTGCCCCGAATCTGCAGCAGTGGTTGGCGGCCCAGGTTCCCGGCTGA